The Streptomyces phaeolivaceus genome has a window encoding:
- a CDS encoding TadE family type IV pilus minor pilin: MAAGEPRRRRRALGGDQGFVTAEAALALPAMVLIATALVWGLFAACAQIQVVDAARAGARAAARQDPSAEVVAVARELAPDGAEVSVGREGDFVRVVVSAPAPGPGDLGVDLSHAAVALAEETVGAAAGEGVGAG; encoded by the coding sequence ATGGCGGCGGGTGAGCCGCGTCGGCGCCGCAGGGCCCTGGGAGGCGATCAGGGGTTCGTGACGGCCGAGGCGGCCCTGGCCCTGCCCGCGATGGTGCTCATCGCGACGGCACTCGTGTGGGGCCTGTTCGCCGCCTGCGCGCAGATCCAGGTCGTGGACGCCGCTCGGGCCGGGGCTCGGGCGGCGGCCCGGCAGGACCCGTCTGCCGAGGTCGTGGCGGTGGCCCGGGAGCTGGCGCCGGACGGGGCCGAGGTGAGCGTGGGCCGGGAGGGCGACTTCGTACGGGTCGTGGTCTCGGCCCCGGCACCGGGGCCGGGCGATCTGGGCGTCGATCTCAGCCACGCGGCCGTGGCGCTGGCGGAGGAGACGGTCGGGGCGGCTGCGGGGGAGGGGGTGGGGGCCGGGTGA
- a CDS encoding DEAD/DEAH box helicase, with amino-acid sequence MAFNHLPAGVHDALAPLSVTPVTHSMPMAKNHRPDRSPTDTASSPSPGTVLDRLASGPSRASRITHTEHVPPRAGRHAVWPDRIRAEVIAAVQAAGIEHPWAHQALVAEHALDGDSVVVATGTASGKSLAYLVPVLSRLLDGSEAPNGRGATTLYLAPTKALAADQRRSVKELSQPLGNAVRPAVYDGDTPVEEREWVRQYANYVLTNPDMLHRGILPSHPRWSSFLRALKYVVIDECHTYRGVFGSHVAQVLRRLRRLCARYGADPVFLLASATSAEPSVAARRLTGVPVIEVADDASPRGELVFALWEPPLTELHGEKGAPVRRTAIAETADLLTDLTVQGVRSVAFVRSRRGAELISVIAQERLAEVDRSLARRVAAYRGGYLPEERRALERALHSGELLGLAATTALELGIDISGLDAVLIAGYPGTRASLWQQAGRAGRAGQGALAVLVARDDPLDTFLVHHPEALFDRPVESTVLDPDNPYVLAPHLCAAAAELPLTDEDLALFGPACEDLLPQLEAAKLLRRRAKAWHWTRRERAADLADIRGQGGRPVQVVETGTGRLLGTVDAGAAHTTVHEGAVHLHQGRTYLVRDLDLEDSVALVEQADPPYSTVARDTTAISVLETDTEVPWGDGRLCYGSVEVTNQVVSFLRRRLITGEVLGESKLDLPPRTLRTRAVWWTVTEDQLDAARINPEILGGALHAAEHASIGMLPLFATCDRWDIGGVSVPLHPDTLLPTVFVYDGHPGGAGFAERAFHTARAWLTATREAISSCECDAGCPSCIQSPKCGNGNDPLHKRGAVRLLTELLRSAPDAPAEDRGP; translated from the coding sequence ATGGCATTCAATCACTTACCGGCAGGCGTGCACGACGCCTTGGCTCCATTGTCCGTCACGCCGGTGACACACTCGATGCCGATGGCCAAGAATCACCGACCCGATCGATCCCCGACGGACACCGCCTCCAGCCCCTCGCCGGGCACGGTCCTGGACCGGCTCGCCTCGGGCCCGAGCCGGGCTTCGCGCATCACTCATACGGAGCATGTGCCCCCGCGCGCGGGTCGCCATGCCGTCTGGCCCGACCGGATCCGAGCGGAGGTCATCGCCGCCGTACAGGCCGCCGGAATCGAACATCCCTGGGCCCACCAGGCACTCGTCGCCGAGCACGCGCTGGACGGCGACTCGGTCGTCGTCGCCACGGGCACCGCCTCCGGCAAGTCGCTGGCCTACCTCGTCCCGGTCCTCTCCCGCCTCCTGGACGGCTCCGAGGCCCCCAACGGCCGTGGCGCGACCACCCTCTACCTGGCCCCCACCAAGGCCCTGGCGGCGGATCAGCGCCGATCGGTGAAGGAACTTTCACAACCGCTGGGAAACGCCGTGCGCCCGGCCGTGTACGACGGCGACACCCCCGTCGAGGAACGCGAATGGGTCCGCCAGTACGCCAACTACGTCCTCACCAACCCCGACATGCTCCACCGCGGGATCCTCCCCTCCCACCCTCGCTGGTCCTCCTTCCTGCGCGCCCTCAAGTACGTCGTCATCGACGAGTGCCACACCTATCGCGGCGTCTTCGGCTCCCACGTGGCCCAGGTGCTGCGCCGCCTGCGCCGCCTCTGCGCCCGCTACGGCGCCGACCCCGTCTTCCTCCTCGCCTCCGCCACCTCCGCCGAGCCCTCGGTCGCCGCCCGCCGCCTCACCGGCGTCCCGGTCATCGAGGTCGCGGACGACGCCTCACCCCGTGGTGAACTGGTGTTCGCCCTCTGGGAACCCCCGCTCACCGAGCTGCACGGCGAGAAGGGCGCGCCCGTACGGCGTACGGCCATCGCCGAGACGGCCGACCTGCTCACCGACCTGACCGTCCAGGGCGTCCGCTCGGTCGCCTTCGTACGCTCCCGGCGCGGCGCCGAACTGATCTCCGTGATCGCCCAGGAGCGCCTGGCCGAGGTCGACCGCTCCCTCGCCCGCCGCGTCGCCGCCTACCGCGGCGGCTACCTCCCCGAGGAACGCCGGGCCCTCGAACGCGCCCTCCACTCCGGCGAACTCCTCGGCCTCGCCGCCACCACCGCCCTCGAACTCGGCATCGACATCTCCGGCCTGGACGCCGTCCTCATCGCCGGCTACCCGGGCACCCGCGCCTCCCTCTGGCAGCAGGCCGGACGCGCCGGACGCGCCGGGCAGGGCGCGCTCGCCGTCCTCGTCGCCCGCGACGACCCGCTGGACACCTTCCTGGTCCACCACCCGGAGGCCCTGTTCGACCGACCGGTGGAATCGACCGTCCTCGACCCCGACAACCCGTACGTCCTCGCCCCCCACCTCTGCGCCGCCGCCGCGGAACTCCCCCTGACGGACGAGGACCTCGCCCTGTTCGGCCCCGCCTGCGAGGACCTGCTCCCGCAGCTGGAGGCCGCGAAACTGCTCCGCCGCCGCGCCAAGGCCTGGCACTGGACCCGCCGCGAACGCGCCGCCGACCTCGCCGACATCCGGGGCCAGGGCGGTCGCCCCGTCCAGGTCGTCGAGACCGGCACGGGCCGCCTCCTCGGCACGGTCGACGCCGGCGCCGCCCACACCACCGTCCACGAGGGCGCGGTCCATCTGCACCAGGGCCGTACGTACCTGGTGCGCGATCTGGACCTGGAGGACTCCGTCGCCCTCGTCGAACAGGCCGACCCGCCCTATTCGACGGTCGCCCGCGACACCACCGCCATCTCCGTCCTGGAGACCGACACCGAAGTCCCCTGGGGCGACGGCCGCTTGTGCTACGGCTCCGTCGAAGTCACCAACCAGGTCGTCTCCTTCCTCCGTCGCCGCCTCATCACCGGCGAGGTCCTCGGCGAGTCCAAACTCGACCTCCCTCCGCGTACGCTGCGCACCCGTGCCGTCTGGTGGACCGTCACCGAGGACCAACTCGACGCGGCCCGGATCAATCCCGAGATCCTCGGCGGCGCCCTGCACGCCGCCGAGCACGCCTCGATCGGCATGCTGCCCCTCTTCGCGACCTGCGACCGCTGGGACATCGGCGGCGTCTCGGTCCCGCTCCACCCGGACACCCTGCTCCCGACGGTCTTCGTCTACGACGGCCACCCCGGCGGCGCGGGCTTCGCCGAGCGCGCCTTCCACACGGCCCGCGCCTGGCTCACCGCCACCCGCGAGGCCATCTCATCCTGCGAGTGCGACGCCGGCTGCCCGTCCTGCATCCAGTCCCCCAAGTGCGGCAACGGCAACGACCCGTTGCACAAGCGGGGGGCCGTGCGGCTGCTGACCGAACTCCTCCGGTCGGCACCCGACGCTCCAGCGGAGGACCGGGGACCCTGA
- a CDS encoding ATP-binding protein, giving the protein MATVELRFSALPEHVRTARLVAAAVARRSGVDEAVLDEVRLAVGEACTRAVGLHQSSGISAPVRVLLIEEEKQFSIEVGDEAPHAVPGDRSSGAGDGDAEIEEDDMGLAVISGLVDDVEVSAGENGGLIRMTWPTTPSIAVLP; this is encoded by the coding sequence ATGGCCACCGTTGAACTCCGCTTCAGCGCGCTGCCCGAGCACGTCCGGACCGCCCGACTGGTGGCGGCAGCGGTGGCGCGCAGGTCCGGAGTGGACGAGGCCGTCCTCGACGAGGTCAGGTTGGCCGTCGGCGAGGCGTGCACCCGTGCCGTCGGACTGCATCAGAGCAGCGGTATCTCGGCGCCGGTGCGGGTGTTGCTGATCGAGGAGGAGAAGCAGTTCTCCATCGAGGTCGGCGACGAGGCGCCGCACGCCGTCCCCGGTGACCGGTCATCGGGCGCCGGCGACGGGGACGCCGAGATCGAGGAGGACGACATGGGCCTCGCGGTCATCAGCGGCCTCGTCGACGACGTCGAGGTCTCGGCCGGGGAGAACGGCGGGTTGATCCGTATGACCTGGCCGACGACACCGTCGATCGCGGTCCTGCCCTGA
- the bldG gene encoding anti-sigma factor antagonist BldG yields MDLSLSTRTVGDRTVVEVGGEIDVYTAPKLREQLVELVNDGSFHLVVDMEGVDFLDSTGLGVLVGGLKRVRAHEGSLRLVCNQERILKIFRITGLTKVFPIHTSVDEAVAATD; encoded by the coding sequence GTGGACCTGTCCCTGTCGACCCGTACCGTCGGCGATCGTACGGTCGTCGAGGTCGGTGGCGAAATCGACGTATATACCGCGCCCAAGCTGCGTGAGCAGCTGGTCGAGCTGGTCAACGACGGGAGTTTCCACCTCGTCGTCGACATGGAGGGCGTCGACTTCCTCGACTCCACCGGGCTCGGCGTGTTGGTGGGCGGCCTGAAGCGCGTACGGGCCCATGAGGGCTCGCTGCGTCTGGTGTGCAACCAGGAGCGGATTTTGAAGATCTTCCGCATCACCGGTCTGACCAAGGTGTTCCCGATTCACACCTCGGTCGACGAAGCGGTGGCTGCCACCGACTGA